The following are from one region of the Lytechinus pictus isolate F3 Inbred chromosome 4, Lp3.0, whole genome shotgun sequence genome:
- the LOC129258705 gene encoding S-adenosylmethionine-dependent methyltransferase Rv2258c-like — protein MYMEMAGKEQEESVDQFSDRLGQIIENGLTSLSIAFGVKSGLFDVLVENHHTPMTSQELADAASMKERYVREWLGAMAGARIVLLDPATQRFHIPAQIVDAFKKWTPQNQLVLATKGIPFLSEVFNDMLEVVKKEGPIGLPFSKAKSFTEFECDVSGWFYKTQLIQVFIPSIPTLQTKLSGGIKMLDVGCGRGVATRILAGQFPRSQFVGIDFGEDNVKIAREFAKNENLTNVEYHNLDAAKLPEEWTCTFDYVFFYNVLHDLARPDLVLEEVKGVMTSEALMSALEVNASSDMADNIDSPGGAGLYTYSLFHCLPVSCHTPGSLGLGTAWGKEAATEFLKEHGFKIESITESPKLHFLCSLSPK, from the exons gaAATGGCGGGAAAAGAGCAAGAGGAATCTGTGGACCAGTTTTCAGATCGTCTGGGTCAAATAATTGAGAATGGATTGACATCTCTATCGATTGCCTTCGGTGTTAAATCAGGTCTCTTTGATGTACTTGTAGAGAATCATCACACACCAATGACGTCACAAGAATTGGCTGATGCTGCTAGTATGAAAGAAAG GTATGTCCGTGAATGGCTTGGAGCGATGGCAGGAGCTCGCATCGTTCTTCTGGATCCTGCCACTCAACGCTTCCACATACCTGCTCAAATCGTCGACGCCTTCAAGAAATGGACCCCTCAGAATCAGCTTGTCCTTGCTACCAAAGGCATACCTTTCCTCAGTGAGGTCTTTAACGACATGCTGGAAGTGGTTAAAAAGGAAGGACCGATTG GTCTTCCATTTTCCAAGGCCAAGTCGTTCACGGAGTTTGAATGTGATGTATCAGGATGGTTCTACAAGACACAACTCATTCAGGTTTTCATTCCATCCATTCCGACGCTTCAAACTAAACTAA GTGGGGGCATTAAGATGTTGGATGTAGGATGTGGTCGCGGTGTGGCTACTCGAATCTTAGCCGGACAGTTCCCTCGCAGTCAATTCGTTGGCATTGACTTCGGCGAGGATAACGTGAAGATAGCACGCGAATTTGCTAAGAATGAGAACCTGACGAACGTCGAATATCACAACCTGGATGCAGCGAAGCTTCCTGAAGAATGGACATGTACTTTCGACTACGTGTTCTTTTACAATGTCCTCCATGACTTGGCACGTCCAGATTTGGTATTGGAGGAAGTCAAAGGGGTGATGACTTCGGAAGCTCTGATGTCAGCTCTTGAAGTCAATGCGAGCTCAGACATGGCAGACAACATCGACTCCCCAGGAGGCGCTGGGTTGTATACTTACAGTCTGTTCCATTGCCTACCCGTGTCCTGCCATACACCAGGGAGTCTTGGACTAGGAACAGCATGGGGAAAAGAAGCCGCAACTGAGTTCTTGAAGGAACATGGCTTTAAGATCGAATCTATCACCGAGTCACCAAAGCTACACTTTTTGTGCTCTCTTTCACCCAAGTGA